A genomic segment from Polyangium mundeleinium encodes:
- a CDS encoding CdaR family protein has product MTAKDGLRENIRAALLDNIGLKILSLLCALGIYAFIHGAENAQRTFSVSVVTIMPPDSANRQLMTQIPNEVKVTLRGSRTQLDDLRSDDLGTLQLNLRSGRETNLDLKPSMFRVPTGVQIEEVQPPSIELRWDDVVEREIPVQIARTGDPAPTFAVKGVIGSEPKVARARGARSIVDVMQYARAAPFDVTGLTEGVYRRPLPLDKPPKLVSYDVESVIATVEIARELAKKEFANLRVEVVGLPRAVTTPPTVKVRLVGSNEDVNAVSPESLVPRVEPKSSGADVSKPGSVYLDVLLEVPHVKVVVDPPKVLVKW; this is encoded by the coding sequence ATGACGGCCAAGGACGGGCTTCGCGAAAACATCCGCGCGGCGTTGCTCGACAACATCGGGCTGAAGATCCTGTCGCTCCTCTGCGCGCTCGGGATCTACGCGTTCATCCACGGCGCCGAGAACGCGCAGCGCACGTTCTCGGTCAGCGTCGTGACGATCATGCCGCCGGACAGCGCGAACCGGCAGCTCATGACGCAGATCCCGAACGAGGTGAAGGTCACGCTGCGCGGCTCGCGCACGCAGCTCGACGACCTGCGCAGCGACGATCTCGGCACGCTCCAGCTCAACCTGCGCAGCGGGCGCGAGACGAACCTCGACCTCAAGCCGAGCATGTTCCGCGTGCCCACGGGCGTGCAGATCGAAGAGGTCCAGCCGCCCTCGATCGAGCTGCGCTGGGACGACGTCGTCGAGCGCGAGATCCCGGTGCAGATCGCGCGCACGGGTGATCCGGCGCCGACGTTCGCGGTGAAGGGCGTGATCGGCTCCGAGCCGAAGGTCGCGCGGGCGCGGGGCGCTCGCTCGATCGTGGACGTCATGCAGTACGCGCGCGCGGCGCCGTTCGACGTGACGGGCTTGACCGAGGGCGTCTACCGCCGGCCGCTCCCGCTCGACAAGCCGCCGAAGCTCGTGAGCTACGACGTCGAGAGCGTGATCGCGACGGTCGAGATCGCGCGCGAGCTCGCGAAGAAGGAGTTCGCGAACCTGCGCGTGGAGGTCGTGGGCCTGCCGCGCGCCGTGACGACGCCGCCCACGGTGAAGGTGCGCCTCGTCGGATCGAACGAGGACGTGAACGCCGTCTCGCCCGAGTCGCTCGTGCCGCGTGTCGAGCCGAAGAGCTCCGGCGCGGATGTGAGCAAGCCGGGCAGCGTGTACCTCGACGTGCTGCTCGAGGTGCCGCACGTGAAGGTCGTGGTCGATCCGCCGAAGGTGCTCGTGAAGTGGTGA
- a CDS encoding BMP family lipoprotein gives MAERSPPAASRLTVVTLVVSLAAAASTLLPARAEEPRPEGPHANVRVGLVFDVGGRGDKSFNDAAYEGLSRAARELGVTTEVLEPSGSEDREAAMRLFGARGFDLVIGVGFIFSTDVNVVARDFPSTRFACIDYAPPMEGAMPPNVSGLRFREEEGSFLVGAVAGLMSKTGHVGFVGGMDIPLIRKFEAGYRAGVHEVCPRCEVHAAFAGTTPEAFRDPVKGKALANSEIAAGADIVYHAAGTTGHGVFEASRDMGVKAIGVDADQHDEMPGTVLTSMIKRGDVAVFDTIRDVAEGRFQAGLRTFGLAEGAVGYVDEGPHAAGIPEDTKQKVEALAQRVIRGEIKIPER, from the coding sequence ATGGCCGAAAGGAGCCCCCCTGCCGCATCACGGCTGACCGTGGTCACGCTCGTCGTGTCGCTCGCGGCGGCCGCGTCGACGCTCCTTCCGGCGCGCGCGGAGGAGCCGCGGCCGGAGGGCCCGCACGCGAACGTGCGCGTGGGCCTCGTGTTCGACGTCGGCGGACGCGGCGACAAGAGCTTCAACGACGCGGCCTACGAGGGGCTGTCACGCGCGGCGCGCGAGCTCGGCGTGACGACGGAGGTGCTCGAGCCGAGCGGCTCGGAGGATCGCGAGGCGGCGATGCGCCTCTTCGGGGCGCGCGGCTTCGACCTCGTGATCGGCGTGGGGTTCATCTTCTCGACCGACGTGAACGTGGTGGCGCGTGATTTCCCGAGCACGCGCTTCGCCTGCATCGACTACGCGCCGCCGATGGAAGGCGCGATGCCGCCGAACGTCTCGGGGCTTCGTTTCCGCGAAGAAGAAGGCTCGTTCCTCGTCGGCGCGGTCGCGGGGCTCATGTCGAAGACGGGCCACGTGGGGTTCGTCGGCGGCATGGACATCCCGCTCATTCGCAAGTTCGAGGCGGGCTACCGCGCGGGCGTGCACGAGGTTTGTCCGCGCTGCGAGGTGCACGCAGCGTTCGCGGGCACGACCCCCGAGGCGTTCCGCGATCCGGTGAAGGGCAAGGCGCTCGCGAACAGCGAGATCGCCGCGGGCGCGGACATCGTCTACCACGCGGCGGGGACGACGGGGCACGGCGTCTTCGAGGCGTCGCGCGACATGGGCGTGAAGGCGATCGGCGTCGACGCCGATCAACACGACGAGATGCCCGGCACCGTGCTGACGAGCATGATCAAGCGCGGCGACGTCGCCGTCTTCGACACGATCCGCGACGTGGCCGAGGGCCGCTTCCAGGCCGGGCTGCGCACGTTCGGCCTCGCCGAGGGCGCCGTCGGGTACGTCGACGAAGGGCCCCACGCCGCGGGCATCCCGGAGGACACGAAGCAGAAGGTCGAGGCGCTCGCGCAGCGCGTGATCCGCGGGGAGATCAAGATCCCCGAGCGCTAG
- a CDS encoding UPF0158 family protein, with amino-acid sequence MPKPENPSTSGVVYRDIPIDWEALEDAFENNAPEVHSYLHLVTGDVLRVVDGVADPQMHARIAADPNYLRIDPVSSREQYRWMERFIPMVEDPELQGKLTQAIDGKGAFRRFKDVLMSYGPERERWFSFRSERLRIFMEAWLNAHALNPIARPVWVPEQPPSRTGAEGQPADAPVAPPVPSTRELREEPPRELRRGKSVETLRKNLRDIADALGPRDLDTLTAFAEFLKARRAARSFAHHYEGSHAHTEEEPAPASQEIVGGEARSASS; translated from the coding sequence ATGCCGAAGCCTGAAAATCCTTCCACCTCGGGGGTGGTCTACCGGGACATCCCGATCGATTGGGAGGCGCTGGAGGACGCGTTCGAGAACAACGCGCCCGAGGTCCACTCTTACCTTCACCTCGTGACGGGTGACGTCCTGCGCGTCGTCGACGGAGTCGCAGACCCACAGATGCACGCGCGCATCGCGGCCGATCCGAACTACCTCCGCATCGATCCGGTGAGCTCCCGCGAGCAGTACCGCTGGATGGAGCGCTTCATCCCGATGGTGGAGGACCCGGAGCTGCAGGGAAAGCTGACGCAAGCGATCGACGGAAAAGGCGCCTTCCGCCGCTTCAAGGACGTGCTGATGAGCTACGGCCCGGAGCGCGAGCGCTGGTTCTCGTTCCGCAGCGAGCGGCTCCGCATCTTCATGGAAGCGTGGTTGAACGCGCACGCGCTGAACCCGATCGCGCGTCCCGTGTGGGTGCCCGAGCAGCCGCCCTCGCGCACGGGCGCGGAAGGCCAACCTGCGGACGCCCCCGTCGCCCCGCCCGTCCCGAGCACGCGCGAGCTCCGCGAAGAACCGCCGCGCGAGCTGCGCCGTGGCAAGAGCGTGGAGACGCTGCGCAAGAACCTACGCGACATCGCCGATGCGCTCGGCCCGCGGGACCTCGACACGCTCACGGCCTTCGCAGAGTTCCTGAAGGCACGCCGCGCCGCGCGCTCGTTCGCCCATCACTACGAGGGCAGCCACGCGCACACCGAGGAGGAGCCCGCTCCCGCCTCGCAAGAGATCGTCGGCGGCGAAGCGCGCTCCGCTTCGTCCTGA
- the glpK gene encoding glycerol kinase GlpK, whose protein sequence is MAADLLLAIDQGTTGTTALVLDTAGTTRGRATREFPQHFPRPGLVEHEPEDIWQSVLESVEAALGSAGVKGDRIAAVGITNQRETTLVWQRATDKPIHRAIVWQDRRTADACARLREGGHEPAVKRTTGLVLDPYFSGTKLTWLLDNVEGARERAERGELAFGTVDSYLVWRLSGGAMGGSPVHATDVTNASRTLLMSLATLDWDDAMLELFRAPRSVLPKIVDSAGLIAKTLGFPHLPDGVPITGIAGDQQAALFGQACFDTGDAKCTYGTGAFVLVNIGAQPIASRFGLLTTVGWKVGSEVVFALEGSAFIAGAAVQWLRDGLGIIRSAAEIEPLAASVPSSEGVTFVPALSGLGAPYWDPDARGLIHGITRGTTKAHLARATLEGIALEVTDLLRAMCDDLGKPLGRMRVDGGAANNDLLMQYQADTAALTIERPIELESTARGAAMLAGVGAGLFSGMRDAARMSRVERTFEVGMPQEERNAHLARWADAVARARSSRA, encoded by the coding sequence ATGGCCGCCGACCTTCTGCTCGCGATCGACCAAGGGACGACCGGGACGACCGCCCTCGTGCTCGACACAGCAGGGACGACGCGCGGGCGCGCGACGCGCGAGTTCCCACAGCACTTCCCGCGCCCCGGCCTCGTCGAGCACGAGCCCGAAGACATCTGGCAAAGCGTGCTCGAATCGGTCGAGGCCGCGCTCGGCTCGGCCGGCGTCAAAGGCGATCGCATCGCCGCCGTGGGTATCACGAACCAGCGCGAGACCACGCTCGTCTGGCAACGCGCGACCGACAAGCCGATCCACCGCGCGATCGTCTGGCAAGACCGACGTACCGCGGACGCGTGCGCGCGTTTGCGCGAAGGTGGCCACGAGCCCGCCGTGAAACGCACGACCGGCCTCGTGCTCGATCCGTACTTCAGCGGCACGAAGCTCACGTGGCTGCTCGACAACGTCGAGGGCGCCCGCGAGCGCGCCGAGCGTGGCGAGCTCGCGTTCGGCACCGTCGACAGCTACCTCGTCTGGCGCCTGTCCGGCGGCGCGATGGGCGGCTCGCCCGTGCACGCGACCGACGTGACGAACGCCTCGCGCACGCTGCTCATGAGCCTCGCGACGCTCGATTGGGACGACGCGATGCTCGAGCTCTTCCGCGCCCCGCGCTCGGTGCTTCCGAAGATCGTCGACTCGGCCGGGCTCATCGCGAAGACGCTGGGCTTTCCGCACCTGCCCGACGGCGTGCCGATCACGGGCATCGCGGGCGATCAACAAGCCGCGCTCTTCGGCCAGGCCTGCTTCGATACGGGCGACGCGAAATGCACGTACGGCACGGGCGCCTTCGTCCTCGTCAACATCGGCGCGCAGCCGATCGCGAGCCGCTTCGGGTTGCTCACGACGGTGGGCTGGAAGGTCGGCAGCGAGGTCGTCTTCGCCCTCGAAGGCAGCGCGTTCATCGCAGGCGCGGCCGTGCAGTGGCTCCGCGACGGCCTCGGCATCATCCGGAGCGCGGCCGAGATCGAGCCGCTCGCCGCGAGCGTCCCGTCGAGCGAGGGCGTGACGTTCGTGCCCGCGCTTTCGGGCCTCGGCGCGCCGTACTGGGATCCGGACGCGCGCGGCCTCATCCACGGCATCACGCGCGGCACGACGAAGGCGCACCTCGCGCGCGCCACGCTCGAAGGCATCGCGCTCGAAGTGACGGACCTGCTCCGCGCCATGTGCGACGACCTCGGCAAGCCCCTCGGCCGCATGCGTGTCGACGGCGGCGCCGCGAACAACGATCTCCTCATGCAATACCAGGCCGACACCGCGGCCCTCACGATCGAGCGCCCGATCGAGCTCGAATCGACCGCCCGGGGCGCCGCCATGCTCGCCGGCGTCGGCGCCGGCCTCTTCAGCGGCATGCGGGATGCCGCCCGTATGTCCCGGGTCGAGCGGACGTTCGAGGTCGGAATGCCCCAGGAGGAACGAAATGCCCACCTCGCCCGCTGGGCCGACGCCGTCGCCCGCGCCCGGTCGTCGCGCGCTTGA
- a CDS encoding adenylate/guanylate cyclase domain-containing protein yields the protein MARLILQTAEGQQAIELRPVNSLGRHPNNSIQLLDKIVSKEHCIIELRGAQFYLRDLGSLNGTFVNNERVRGEAPLKHGDEIALGSTRGRFDDTPSPVAGAAGGLPPAPPPQPQPQAWAATPQPAPVAPSPLAQSAHVLPALPAAAQANRPPQGAFAPPPMPPRPPPQAGPVAPNLPPRPQGPGLPAPNPALGIPSANPNMTMMGKGSGAHTFITGPHSYVAQGTRIDLNDQARQIGTQIAAVEKGFLPFDRLASDLNQLRADYERLRLSHELARDIASERDTSKLLDKILASIIKFIKADRGVMFLRDDNNGELMPRASQRRDGTTAPISVSSTILNHVVKERAAVLTHDAAMDFAASKGKSMILNRISSAIVVPLVAPNNTQDVLGVLWLDSETLAQFQPKDLELVVAVAHQASMFIEINILGKKIENEIIARERFSRLLSPNIAERVMSGQLEVRLGGQRVDECTVFNSDIRGFTAMSENTPPEELVDMLNEYFELMVDTIFKYEGTLDKFMGDGIMAIWGAPVIHPDDAIRSVHCALEMGEVLGDFNRRRLERDLAPLAIGIGIHTGPLVAGYIGSSKALSYTVIGDTANTSARLCSVALAGQIVVSEMTHDRLVGRFETEELPSAKVKGKEKPLRVFNVIRAATSVQVPANILAEPTISE from the coding sequence ATGGCTCGACTGATCCTGCAGACCGCCGAAGGGCAGCAGGCCATCGAGCTGCGGCCCGTGAACTCGTTGGGGCGCCACCCCAACAACTCGATCCAGCTGCTCGACAAGATTGTCTCCAAGGAGCACTGCATCATCGAGCTCCGCGGAGCGCAGTTTTACCTGCGTGATCTGGGCAGCCTGAACGGGACGTTCGTCAACAACGAACGCGTTCGCGGCGAGGCACCGCTGAAGCACGGCGACGAGATCGCCCTCGGATCGACGCGTGGCCGCTTCGATGACACGCCGTCGCCGGTCGCAGGCGCGGCCGGGGGACTGCCGCCCGCGCCGCCTCCGCAGCCGCAGCCGCAAGCGTGGGCCGCGACGCCGCAGCCCGCGCCCGTCGCGCCTTCCCCGCTTGCACAGTCCGCGCACGTCCTTCCCGCGTTGCCCGCTGCTGCGCAGGCGAACCGGCCACCGCAGGGCGCCTTCGCGCCGCCGCCGATGCCGCCGCGTCCGCCGCCGCAAGCCGGTCCCGTCGCGCCGAACCTGCCGCCGCGTCCGCAGGGGCCTGGGCTCCCCGCGCCGAACCCCGCGCTCGGCATCCCGAGCGCGAACCCCAACATGACGATGATGGGGAAGGGCTCGGGCGCGCACACGTTCATCACGGGCCCGCACTCGTACGTCGCGCAGGGCACGCGCATCGATCTGAACGATCAAGCGCGCCAGATCGGCACGCAGATCGCCGCGGTCGAAAAGGGGTTTTTGCCCTTCGACCGCCTCGCGAGTGATCTCAACCAGCTCCGCGCCGACTACGAGCGGCTGCGCCTGTCGCACGAGCTCGCGCGCGACATCGCCTCCGAGCGCGACACGTCGAAGCTGCTCGACAAGATCCTCGCGAGCATCATCAAGTTCATCAAGGCCGACCGCGGGGTGATGTTCCTCCGCGACGACAACAACGGCGAGCTCATGCCGCGCGCCTCGCAGCGGCGCGACGGCACCACGGCGCCGATCAGCGTCTCGTCGACGATCCTGAACCACGTGGTCAAGGAGCGCGCGGCCGTCCTCACGCACGACGCGGCCATGGACTTCGCGGCCTCCAAGGGCAAGAGCATGATCCTGAACCGGATCAGCTCGGCCATCGTCGTGCCGCTCGTCGCGCCGAACAACACGCAGGACGTGCTCGGCGTGCTCTGGCTCGACTCGGAGACGCTCGCGCAGTTCCAGCCGAAGGACCTCGAGCTCGTGGTCGCCGTGGCCCACCAGGCCTCGATGTTCATCGAGATCAACATCCTCGGAAAGAAGATCGAGAACGAGATCATCGCCCGCGAGCGCTTCTCGCGGCTGCTCTCGCCGAACATCGCCGAGCGCGTGATGAGCGGCCAGCTCGAGGTGCGCCTCGGCGGTCAGCGCGTCGATGAGTGCACGGTCTTCAACAGCGACATCCGCGGCTTCACCGCGATGAGCGAGAACACCCCGCCCGAAGAGCTCGTCGACATGCTGAACGAGTACTTCGAGCTCATGGTGGACACGATCTTCAAGTACGAGGGCACGCTCGACAAGTTCATGGGCGACGGGATCATGGCCATCTGGGGCGCGCCCGTGATCCACCCCGACGACGCGATCCGCAGCGTGCATTGCGCGCTGGAGATGGGCGAGGTGCTCGGCGACTTCAATCGGAGGCGCCTCGAGCGCGACCTCGCGCCGCTCGCGATCGGCATCGGCATTCACACGGGCCCGCTCGTCGCGGGCTACATCGGCAGCTCGAAGGCGCTCTCGTACACGGTCATCGGCGACACGGCGAACACCTCGGCGCGGCTTTGCTCGGTCGCGCTGGCGGGACAGATCGTGGTCAGCGAGATGACCCACGACAGGCTCGTGGGGCGCTTCGAGACGGAGGAGTTGCCCTCGGCGAAGGTGAAGGGCAAGGAGAAGCCGCTGCGCGTGTTCAACGTGATCCGGGCGGCGACGTCGGTGCAGGTCCCCGCGAACATCCTCGCGGAGCCGACGATCTCGGAGTGA
- a CDS encoding acetyl-CoA carboxylase carboxyltransferase subunit alpha gives MFVLPFEKPVADLVEKVRALRALAASDRRFEPELLRLEEKTSRLAREIFADLTPIQKVQLSRHANRPYTLDYVKRLFTGWVELKGDRRFAEDQAIVAGLASYHGRSVVVVGHQKGRGTKENVKRNFGMPHPEGYRKAIRMYELADKFGLPVLTFIDTPGAYPGIGAEERGQSEAIGAALAAMARARVPILATIIGEGGSGGALALGVANRVLVMEFGCYSVISPEGCAAILWNDGTRADEAAAQLKITAPELLQLGVVDAVVEEPTGGAHQDHEEAARRLDEALWPTLISLDGLSGDELVDDRYRRFRALGSFLA, from the coding sequence ATGTTCGTGCTGCCATTCGAGAAGCCGGTCGCGGATTTGGTCGAGAAGGTGAGGGCCCTGCGCGCGCTCGCCGCTTCCGATCGCAGGTTCGAACCCGAGCTCCTGCGCCTCGAAGAGAAGACGTCGCGGCTCGCGCGCGAGATCTTCGCGGACCTCACGCCGATCCAGAAGGTCCAGCTCTCGCGCCATGCGAACCGGCCCTACACGCTCGATTACGTGAAGCGGCTCTTCACCGGATGGGTTGAGCTCAAAGGAGATCGGCGCTTCGCCGAAGATCAGGCGATCGTCGCGGGGCTCGCGTCGTACCACGGCCGCAGCGTCGTCGTGGTCGGCCACCAGAAGGGCCGCGGCACGAAGGAGAACGTGAAGCGCAACTTCGGCATGCCCCACCCCGAGGGCTACCGGAAGGCGATTCGCATGTACGAGCTCGCCGACAAGTTCGGCCTGCCCGTGCTCACGTTCATCGACACGCCCGGCGCGTATCCCGGCATCGGCGCCGAGGAGCGCGGGCAGAGCGAGGCCATCGGCGCGGCGCTCGCGGCCATGGCGAGGGCGCGCGTGCCGATCCTGGCGACGATCATCGGCGAAGGCGGGTCGGGCGGCGCGCTCGCGCTTGGCGTGGCGAACCGCGTGCTCGTGATGGAGTTCGGTTGTTACTCGGTCATCTCGCCCGAGGGGTGCGCGGCGATCCTGTGGAACGACGGCACGCGCGCGGACGAGGCCGCGGCGCAGCTCAAGATCACGGCGCCGGAGCTCTTGCAGCTCGGCGTGGTCGACGCCGTCGTGGAGGAGCCGACGGGCGGCGCGCACCAGGACCACGAGGAGGCGGCGCGTCGGCTCGACGAGGCCTTGTGGCCGACGCTCATCTCGCTCGACGGCCTCTCGGGGGACGAGCTCGTCGACGATCGGTATCGTCGCTTCCGCGCGCTCGGCTCTTTCCTCGCCTGA
- a CDS encoding Gfo/Idh/MocA family protein — translation MTVPVALVGCGAWGENLLRVLCESPRADLVAVAETSAARRELARVKAPSAAIVESLEEAIGLGARAVVIATPPRSHASLVLTALDAGLDVLVEKPLALSAADAERCALRAASLGRVAMVGHLLRYHPAVERLVALVHEGALGTVRHLAASRLSIRGDRSVPALWSLGPHDLSIVHAIEPLRIESLEATSGPEGDPVVLGLRLATGFDARIELSRVHATKERRIVVVGSSSVAMLDDVRAPDRIFLSRSPVSSDGLFEGPTEEIRVPWREPMAVEIDHFLRCVEERRAPRTPFEEGVVVVRALGQAERVLGEAGLRPASLRAEGS, via the coding sequence GTGACCGTACCCGTCGCCCTCGTCGGCTGCGGCGCGTGGGGCGAGAACCTGCTCCGTGTGCTTTGCGAGAGCCCGCGGGCCGATCTCGTCGCGGTCGCCGAGACGAGCGCGGCGCGGCGCGAGCTCGCGCGCGTGAAGGCGCCCTCCGCGGCGATCGTCGAGAGCCTGGAAGAGGCGATCGGGCTCGGCGCGCGCGCCGTGGTGATCGCGACGCCGCCGCGCTCGCATGCTTCGCTCGTGCTCACGGCGCTCGACGCGGGGCTCGACGTGCTCGTCGAGAAGCCGCTCGCGCTCTCGGCCGCGGACGCCGAGCGTTGCGCCTTGCGCGCGGCCTCGCTCGGGCGCGTGGCGATGGTGGGCCACCTCTTGCGGTATCACCCGGCCGTCGAGCGGCTCGTCGCGCTGGTGCACGAGGGCGCGCTCGGCACGGTCCGGCACCTTGCGGCCTCGCGCCTCTCCATTCGTGGGGATCGATCGGTGCCGGCGCTCTGGTCGCTCGGCCCGCATGATCTCTCGATCGTGCACGCGATCGAGCCGCTCCGGATCGAGTCGCTCGAAGCGACGAGCGGACCGGAGGGCGATCCGGTCGTGCTCGGCTTGCGGCTCGCGACCGGGTTTGACGCGCGGATCGAGCTCTCGCGCGTGCATGCGACGAAGGAGCGGCGGATCGTGGTCGTGGGCTCGTCCTCCGTGGCGATGCTCGACGACGTGCGGGCGCCGGATCGCATTTTTCTCTCCCGTTCACCGGTGAGCAGCGACGGGCTTTTCGAAGGGCCGACCGAGGAGATCCGCGTCCCGTGGCGTGAGCCGATGGCCGTGGAGATCGATCACTTCCTGCGTTGTGTGGAGGAGCGCCGCGCGCCGCGCACGCCGTTCGAGGAGGGCGTGGTCGTCGTGCGCGCGCTCGGGCAGGCCGAGCGGGTGCTCGGCGAGGCGGGCCTCAGGCCGGCTTCGCTTCGAGCCGAAGGATCGTGA
- a CDS encoding metallophosphoesterase, which produces MTIALHVTFAMATHAILARLDAPTPWLLTLVLCALLAFAFRGRIQLASADRPVPRLRRLLIEEPYYVHWCALVAALPVWLVSLALAMLASFVVPATHVPTSGSLAIVAYALGLALAGWGVLVRRRWVRVRTIDVPIRGLAPAFDGYRIAHLSDLHIGALCPREHADRWAETVRTLDVDLVALTGDYVTSGNTFHGEVAELASSLKSRDGVLAVMGNHDYFGDGEALVGKLREAGIAVLRNERKAIERDGERLMIAGVDDTWSRRANVRRALDGHDHGAPLLVLAHDPQLFPDLSARGASLVLSGHTHWGQVAVPFLSTRYNLSARVYRYHADLYREGDAWLYVSPGLGTTGPPVRLGAAPEITILRLEAKPA; this is translated from the coding sequence GTGACGATCGCGCTGCACGTGACGTTCGCCATGGCCACACACGCGATCCTCGCGCGCCTCGATGCGCCAACGCCTTGGCTCCTGACGCTCGTGCTCTGCGCGCTGCTCGCTTTTGCGTTTCGAGGACGAATCCAGCTCGCGTCGGCCGATCGTCCGGTCCCACGCCTGCGCCGCCTGCTCATCGAGGAGCCGTACTACGTGCACTGGTGCGCCCTCGTGGCCGCGCTGCCGGTGTGGCTCGTCAGCCTGGCCCTCGCGATGCTGGCGAGCTTCGTCGTGCCGGCGACGCACGTGCCCACGTCGGGCTCGCTCGCGATCGTCGCGTACGCGCTCGGGCTCGCGCTCGCCGGCTGGGGCGTGCTCGTGCGGCGCCGCTGGGTCCGCGTGCGCACGATCGACGTGCCCATCCGCGGCCTCGCGCCCGCCTTCGACGGCTACCGCATCGCGCACCTGTCGGACCTGCACATCGGCGCGCTCTGCCCCCGCGAGCACGCCGATCGCTGGGCGGAGACCGTCCGCACGCTCGACGTCGACCTCGTCGCGCTCACGGGCGACTACGTCACGAGCGGCAACACGTTCCACGGCGAGGTTGCCGAACTCGCGAGCTCGTTGAAGAGCCGCGACGGGGTGCTCGCCGTGATGGGCAACCACGACTATTTCGGCGACGGCGAGGCGCTCGTGGGGAAGCTGCGCGAGGCCGGCATCGCCGTGCTGCGGAACGAACGCAAGGCGATCGAGCGGGACGGCGAGCGCCTCATGATCGCAGGCGTCGACGACACATGGTCGCGCCGCGCGAACGTGCGCCGCGCGCTCGACGGCCACGATCACGGCGCGCCGCTCTTGGTGCTGGCCCACGATCCGCAGCTCTTCCCGGATCTGTCCGCGCGGGGCGCCTCGCTCGTGCTCTCGGGCCACACGCACTGGGGCCAGGTCGCCGTGCCATTTCTTTCGACGCGGTACAATCTGTCGGCCCGCGTGTATCGCTATCACGCGGACCTTTATCGCGAGGGCGACGCGTGGCTCTACGTGAGCCCGGGGCTCGGTACGACGGGGCCGCCGGTGCGGCTCGGCGCGGCGCCGGAGATCACGATCCTTCGGCTCGAAGCGAAGCCGGCCTGA
- a CDS encoding DUF971 domain-containing protein encodes MSGDPRIEPTMVKAPHGARTMEIEWADGHKSVLPHEILRGYCPCAVCQGHGGTIHFVPGGDLSLRDIQQVGNYALQFTWGDQHDTGIYSFRYLRSLCQCDACKPTFSPGSVP; translated from the coding sequence ATGAGCGGCGATCCGAGGATCGAACCCACGATGGTCAAAGCCCCGCATGGGGCGCGGACCATGGAGATCGAGTGGGCCGACGGGCACAAGAGCGTGCTTCCGCACGAGATCTTGCGCGGGTACTGTCCTTGCGCGGTCTGCCAGGGGCACGGCGGCACCATCCACTTCGTGCCGGGCGGCGACCTCTCCCTCCGGGACATCCAGCAGGTCGGCAACTACGCCTTGCAGTTCACCTGGGGCGACCAGCACGACACGGGGATCTACTCCTTCCGTTACCTCCGTTCGCTCTGTCAGTGCGACGCGTGCAAGCCCACGTTCAGCCCGGGATCAGTGCCGTGA
- the yihA gene encoding ribosome biogenesis GTP-binding protein YihA/YsxC — protein MNQKTKPAKKTPAAGPKPKAAPADGKKKALDPKQIVHADFLAAAAPGSSLPAPTMAEIAFAGRSNVGKSSLINTLVERKGLVRTGATPGVTRQINLFEARARDGATFHLIDLPGYGYAKRSKAERTAWGDLIEGYLRGRITLAALVILVDARRGLEEDDLELIQFVEEARDVQRRPVEIVIVATKADKIGRSASRSAVAAIAKSTGRKVIGFSSVTGEGRAELWALLRKVTLGTPEATPVVKDQEPEPA, from the coding sequence GTGAACCAAAAGACGAAGCCGGCGAAGAAGACACCCGCCGCAGGACCCAAGCCCAAGGCCGCGCCGGCCGACGGCAAAAAGAAGGCGCTCGATCCGAAGCAGATCGTGCATGCCGATTTCCTCGCCGCGGCCGCGCCGGGTTCGTCGCTCCCTGCGCCGACGATGGCCGAGATCGCCTTCGCGGGTCGATCGAACGTGGGCAAGTCGAGCCTCATCAACACGCTCGTCGAGCGCAAGGGCCTCGTGCGCACGGGGGCCACGCCCGGCGTCACGCGGCAGATCAACCTCTTCGAGGCGCGCGCGCGGGACGGCGCGACCTTCCACCTCATCGACCTGCCCGGCTACGGCTATGCCAAACGGTCGAAGGCCGAACGGACGGCGTGGGGGGACCTCATCGAGGGGTACCTGCGCGGCCGCATCACGCTCGCGGCCCTCGTCATCCTGGTCGACGCGCGTCGCGGCCTGGAGGAGGACGACCTCGAGCTCATCCAGTTCGTGGAGGAGGCGCGTGACGTCCAGCGTCGGCCGGTGGAGATCGTCATCGTCGCCACGAAGGCCGACAAGATCGGGCGTTCGGCGAGCCGAAGCGCGGTGGCGGCGATCGCGAAGAGCACCGGGCGCAAGGTGATCGGTTTCTCCTCGGTCACGGGCGAGGGCCGCGCGGAGCTGTGGGCGCTCCTGCGCAAGGTCACGCTCGGCACGCCCGAGGCGACGCCCGTCGTGAAGGACCAGGAGCCGGAGCCTGCTTGA